The Bradyrhizobium betae genomic interval ACGGGTCGCTCGGTCAGGACAGTACGCGACCAGATCGAGGCTGACCTGGTGCGACACCTGGAGCGCGTCGATGGCGCCCTGCTCGCCGCCGTGCTGCGCCAGATCGGATTGGCGCATGATCTCGTCGCGGCGATCTCTCGTCATATCGACGCGCTTCGGGTCGGCCGGCCCGCCGACCCCAAGCTGCTGGCGCGACGCTGTGGCGCGATCGAGCAGAAGGCCGATCGCATCGCGCTCGAAACCCGCAAGGAGATCGACCGGCTCAACGCGCGGCCGACGATCGGGCAATTGACCGATCGCGCCGAAGAAGCCGTCGACGAACTCGAACAGGCAGCCTTCATTGCCTCCCTCATGCCCGATCGGGCGGACCCCTCGCTGCTGACAGCGCTCGCCGAGCTCTGCGCGGTCGCGATGACCGCGACCGAAGTCGCCGCCAGCGGGATCGCCGCAGCGACCGATGTACCGGAAGGACGGCGCGCGGATTCCGAGGACGCGCTGACCGCGGTGACCCGGCTGATCGATGCCGAACATGCCGCGGACAGCCTGGAACGCGCGACGACCGCACTGGTGTTCGGCGGCGGCTTCGACGTCGCGACCTCGCTCTCAGTGCTCGAGCTCGCGCGTGCGATCGAGCGCGCCACCGATCGTTTCGCCGGCTTCGGCCACCTGTTGCGCCGTCACATCATGATCGACCTCGCAGCCTAGTTGCTTGCGCAAAACCTTTCGGAGAACCGCTTCGCTGTTTTCCGGATCGTGCACCTGGAGAACCACCATGCATATCGTGCGTATCGGCGCCGGCGCCACGGAGCTGCATTCCGCCGACGAGATCGGCGCCAAGGCCGCGAACCTCGCCCGGATGGCCGCGCTCGGCTTGCCGGTGCCGCCCGCCTTCGTGCTGCCGGTCAAGCTGTGCGCGGACATCATCGCCCGCCACGCCCACGCCGAACGTCGTCTGCGCGACGGGCTCAAGGAAGGAATTGCGTTCCTGGAAGAGGCGACTGGCAAGCGCTTCGGCGACCGACGGCAGCCGCTGCTGGTCTCGGTACGCTCGGGGGCCGCCCGATCGATGCCGGGCATGCTCGACACCGTTCTCAATGTCGGCTGCACACCGGATGCGGTGCACGGACTGATCCGGGCGACCGGCCGGCCGCGGCTCGCCTGGGACTGCCGACGCCGCTTCCTGGAGAGCTTTGGCGAGACCGTGCTTGGATTGGACGCCGAGGCATTCGCCGTCCGCATCGCCGAACTGGTCGGAGCCGAGGGCGCCGACAGCGATCGCGAGCTCGACAGCGAGGCGCTGGAGCGACTTGCCGGCGACGAACAGGTGCTGGTCGAGGATCGCGCCGATGGCTGGCTCGACGATGCGGTCGCCCAGCTCGAAGCGGCAGCGCAGGCCGTCTACCGGTCCTGGATGAGCGAGCGTGCCCAGACCTATCGGAAGCTCCAGCAGCTCGAAGAGCTCGAGGGCACCGCCGTCACGGTCCAGGCGATGGTGTTCGGCAATGGCGGGCTGGCCTCCGGCGCCGGCGTCGCCTTCTCCCGCGATCCCTCGACCGGGGCGCCGCGCCCGATGATCGATCTGGTCCTCGATGCGCAGGGCGAGGACGTCGTGTCCGGCCGCCGCGCGCCCGACTCGGCCGACGCGATCGCGCGCGCATTGCCGCGAACCGAAGCCGAGCTTGGCGACGTGCTGAAGCGGCTCGAGCGCGAGTTCACCGACGTCCAGGACGTCGAATTCACCGTCGAGGACGGCAGGCTCTGGATCCTCCAGACCCGGGCCGCCAAGCGCACCCCGCGCGCCGCGGTGAAGATCGCGATCGATCTCGTGCATGAAGGCCTGATCACGCAGGACGAGGCCCTGACGCGCATTGAAGACATCGATCTCGCCGCGCTCACGGAAACCAGACTGGTTTCTCCCGGCAAGCCCGCAACCGCCGGCGTCGGAGCCTCCGGCGGCATCGGCATCGGCCGTGCGGCGTTCGATGCCGAAAGCGCCCAGCGCCTCTCGGCCGCGGGCGAGCCGGTCATCCTGCTGCGTCCCGACACCAGCACCGCCGATGTCGCAGGTTTCGCGCTGGCGGCGGGCATCGTCACGGCGGTCGGCGCGCGGACTTCGCATGCAGCCCTAGTGGCCCGGCAGATGGGCAAGCCCTGCGTGGTCGGCTGCCGCGACCTGAAGATCGATCCCGTCGCGCGGCGGGCCCAGCTCGCCGGTGCCCTGCTGTGCGAGGACGAATGGGTCACGATCGACGGCGATGCCGGAGAGCTTCATCTCGGACGCTGCGAGACGGTCGAGACGCGGCCCGAGGCCGAGCTTGCCGAGATCGCCGCGTGGCATGCGCGGTCCGCCCCGCACAAGCGCCGCCCGCACGCAGCGAGCGGCTCAGTGAGTCCCTGATAGGATCTGGAAGCAGCCGATCGCGACCTCGATCACGATCAGAACCACCACCGCGATTTCGAGGCGCAGCGAGCGCTGGGTGTCGATGATGTCGGTCAGTGCGTTAGCGGTCTCCGACACCGCGGTGAGCTTGCGCTCGAGCGTATCGAGACGCTCCTTCAATTCGTACTCGTCTTCGAGACGGGCATAGAGCCGGTCGAGTTCGGGCTTCTCCCAGAGCACGTCGGGTTTCTCGGCCACCGCAACACGGCCGGCCACGCGCTGCTGCACCAGAAGCGCGTTGCCGATCAGCTGCAGGATGGCCTTGCGGCGGCGCGGCGTGCGGCCGTGCTCGGCAAGCTCGCGTGCAAAGGGCTCGATCACGTCGAAGACTGCAGCGACGCGCCGCTCGTCGCGGGCGAGCGAGGTGCTCTTGGCGAGCGCATCCGCGACGATCAGCAGCCGGTCGTCGGAGAATTTGGCAAGGCAGATCGGCCCGCCCGGCTGGATCACCTCGGTGCTTTCATCCTTGCAGAGCTGCGCCTGGGCGATCTCTTCCTCATAGGGGCTGAGCTCGCCGGTCACGCGGGACTTCAGGCCGTCGATCAGAACCTTCTCTTCGGAAGGAAGCAGGCCGATCAGCACCACGACGCCGTAGCGGAAGATGACGGCGAGTCCGGCATGGACGCGAAAGGCGGCGGGCGTCGAGGAGACTGGCGCACCGATCTCGAGCCCGGAGGGATTGATGCGTTCACCCAGCATCACGGCGCGGATCCGCAAAGTCGGCGCGGCATCCGGCTTCGGGGACGTCGACGTCAGGCTGACAGCGAGTTGATCGGCGTTCATGCGAAGCTCTCGTCAGCAACACGGATGCAGGATTTTCCCATTTCCGGCTTTCGTCCCGCTCCCATCCTCTTCTTGCAGGATTGCGATCTGCCTGTATGTCGCGCAATATAGGAACGAAATTCCGGGTTAAAATCGTT includes:
- a CDS encoding PEP/pyruvate-binding domain-containing protein, translating into MHIVRIGAGATELHSADEIGAKAANLARMAALGLPVPPAFVLPVKLCADIIARHAHAERRLRDGLKEGIAFLEEATGKRFGDRRQPLLVSVRSGAARSMPGMLDTVLNVGCTPDAVHGLIRATGRPRLAWDCRRRFLESFGETVLGLDAEAFAVRIAELVGAEGADSDRELDSEALERLAGDEQVLVEDRADGWLDDAVAQLEAAAQAVYRSWMSERAQTYRKLQQLEELEGTAVTVQAMVFGNGGLASGAGVAFSRDPSTGAPRPMIDLVLDAQGEDVVSGRRAPDSADAIARALPRTEAELGDVLKRLEREFTDVQDVEFTVEDGRLWILQTRAAKRTPRAAVKIAIDLVHEGLITQDEALTRIEDIDLAALTETRLVSPGKPATAGVGASGGIGIGRAAFDAESAQRLSAAGEPVILLRPDTSTADVAGFALAAGIVTAVGARTSHAALVARQMGKPCVVGCRDLKIDPVARRAQLAGALLCEDEWVTIDGDAGELHLGRCETVETRPEAELAEIAAWHARSAPHKRRPHAASGSVSP
- a CDS encoding RMD1 family protein, yielding MNADQLAVSLTSTSPKPDAAPTLRIRAVMLGERINPSGLEIGAPVSSTPAAFRVHAGLAVIFRYGVVVLIGLLPSEEKVLIDGLKSRVTGELSPYEEEIAQAQLCKDESTEVIQPGGPICLAKFSDDRLLIVADALAKSTSLARDERRVAAVFDVIEPFARELAEHGRTPRRRKAILQLIGNALLVQQRVAGRVAVAEKPDVLWEKPELDRLYARLEDEYELKERLDTLERKLTAVSETANALTDIIDTQRSLRLEIAVVVLIVIEVAIGCFQILSGTH